A segment of the Panacibacter ginsenosidivorans genome:
ACAGCAACAAAAAGAAAACACCAATCATTTAAACAGTGTGCTGTTTTTTTATACTGTGATGGGCTTGTTTATAGCCACATTTTTATTTGCTGTGCCTTCTTTACTATTGGGCATGATACTGGTACATACTTATGTACTGTTTATGATGTCTATGACACTGATCACTGATTTCTCTACTGTATTACTGGATACCACAGATAACCAGGTGATATTACCAAGGCCGGTTAGCAGCAGAACCTTATTTATGGCGAGGCTGGTGCATATTTTAATTTATCTTCTTCAATTTACTATTGCCATTGCAATATTTCCATTGGCGGTAACATTTTATAAATATGGATTTGCAGCAGGCATAGTTATGATCATTACGGTAATTCTCACTGTGTTAATGGCAGTTTTTAGTACATACATTTTATATCTCTTAATTATAAGATTCAGCAATGAAAGCAGGGTAAGAGATATCGTTACATACTCCCAGATTTTTATGGCAGTAATATTTATGGTATCATTCCAGGTATTGCCAAGAATGATTAATCTGTCGCAGCTTAGTATGCAGTTCGAATTGCATTGGTATGCCTATCTATTACCCCCTGTATGGATGGCATTAACAATTGAAGCAATAGTCACACTCAATTTTGATGTATTGCATATTAGTATGATTGTACTGGCATTTATAGTACCAATACTTACTTTTTGGGTCATGAATAAATATCTGGCCCCTTCTTTTGCCCAAAAGCTGGCAGCTATGAATAATGGGGACAGCATTAAGAAAGACAACAGCACCACTATTATTCAAAAAGAAAAAAAACCTGTGTCCTCAATAGTTTCACACATAATATGTAAAGCCCCGGCAGAGAAAAGTAGTTTTGAAATCACCTGGAAAATTACCGGCAGGGATAAAAGTTTTAAACTGCAGTTCTACCCAGGCCTGGCTTATATAGCTGTATTCATTTTTATTTTTGTTTTTAACAGCGGTAATAATATTGCTGCTGTATGGAACAACCTGCCTGCATCCAGTAGTTTTCTCTGGTTCTTTTATATTCCTATGATGACGGTAAGCAGCAGTTTAATGATCGCTTCATTCAATGAAAATTATCTTGCCGCCTGGGTATATCACAGTATGCCGGTGGGTAAACCCGGCATGCTTGTTTCAGGCATGGCAAAGTCATTGTTCATTAAATTCTTTGTACCGGTATTTACATGTATTACCATATTCTGTTTATATGTATGGGGGTTGCCTGTTATTGATGATGCATTGTTTGCGTTTTGTAATAATCTTTTTTGCTTTTTAATTTTTGCCAATTTATCAGATCATTATTTACCCTTTTCGCGTCAGCCAAATACACAACAGCAAACAGGCAAATTTTTAAAAGCGCTTTTGCAACTGATCATTGTATCTGTTACAGTGGGTTTGCATTATCTTTTGATTTTTCTAAAACTTCCGTGGTTATTATGGGTATTAATTCCATTGTTGATGGCAGCCTGTTTTCTTTTGATCAAGCGTTTGCAAAATTTAAGCTGGGCTCAAATATCAATTTAGGTTATATGTTAGAATGATACAGTTTTTTTTAATGCACAGTAAAGGAAGGAATGCTGAAGAGTGCGACGCAACCGGCGTCTCATGATAACAATGAAGGCCGGTTCATAATACTAAAACAAGACCTGAGTATTCTTTCCATCAGTAGATGTTAACTTTTATGCTTTTGACTTCTTATACTTTAATAACACGTACTTTTATAGTACAATTTTAAGTGTATGCGCACAATGATGGTATTAATGGTATTGCTTGTTTCCGCAACATTAAACGCACAAACATCTTTACCGTCTGGCTTTATGGACTACACACAAAGGCAATCCTTTGTTCATAATATTCACCTAAATGACAGCACCCATAATAAGAAATGGTTCTTAAGCAGGTACAGCGGAATTTCTACAAGCTTTAGTTTTTTTAAAGGTGGTAATGCAACTGTTGTTGCTGCGCCAATGGGCTTACAATTAAACCGCAAACTAAATAACAACCTATACGTTTTTGCAGGTGTGTCTGTAGCGCCTGCTTATGTAAACTTCAACAGTACTTTTCTTGCTTCAAATACCGGCAAATTTTATTCAAATAATGCTGTTTTTAAATCTAACAGTTTTGATATGTATTCAAGAGCAGAGATGGGACTTATGTATGTCAATGATCAAAAAACTTTTTCTATTTCTGGCAGTATTGGTATTGAAAGAAGCAGCTACACGGTATATCCATATAATCAAATGAATACTGCAAGACAAAACCCTTTTATTGCACCTAATTAGCAAGGGATAAGTATAAAAATACTTTGAACTGGTCTGTATTAATGCTATGATGCTTTTCTTGCGTCGCACTCTTGTACCATATATCATTACGCAACAGCTGAAAAGAACGGTGCACTCTATCCTGGCTGAATTTCTTAATAGTTCTATTGTTTAAGAAGCTTCTATCTGTTCAGTTCAATACAAACAATATCTGCCTGATTGTAAGTTTATGCAGAACATAATAAACATTAACAGTATCCCTGGTTACAAAAAGATTACCTTACTCTGTTACTCATAATACTATGGGCAGTTAAATCAATACAATGTCAAATATTACACAGGTTATTAATGTAGATAAGAATATGAAAATGCTGAAGAAAAGCGTGCATGCTTCAGATACAGACCAGCTGCTTAGCAGCACCGGACCTTTTACTATGTTTGCACCATCAGATCTTGCATTTGAAAAATTAGAATCGGGGTTGCTTGATACATTACTGGAACCGCAAAACAGGGCAAAGCTTGCCGACTTGTTGCAAAATCATGTGGTAACAGGTAAAGTAAGCTATGCTGAATTAAAAGACGGAGATATACTTACCACTGTAAATGGCAAAGTATTGAAGATAGGTGTAAAGAACGGGCAGGCAAGTATCGGTGATATCCCTGTATTTCCCCGGGAAGCTAAGATAACAAATGGGGTTATGCATTTAATGGATACGGTAATGCGATAAACGGTAGCAGAATAATGATGTTTCTTCCCAGGTATAAAAATTGATCCCCCCTTTTAAAAGACAATTATGACATATAATGAAGCAAAAGCAGAGGCGGAAAAGTATGCCGGTATAATAGGCAAAGCCATGCTTAATAAGATGAATTTTCTTGATGAAAGAAAAATCACTTCCTTGCTGATAACCCCGCCAAAAAAATTAAAAATGGTTTTTAGCGATTGGTGGTGTAATGGAAATGATAATAAAAAGGCTATTGCAAAAATAGATTCTGATGAAAATTTTGAAGTATTTGTAATGTCTTATTATCCCTCAGTTGAAGCAGTTATTTACTTTCTGAGGCTTCATAAATATATTCAGCTGGGTAACTAATATCCGCGTACAGGCAAGGGCAAAAAATATTTTACCTCATACTTTTTTTGAGGATACTTATTTAACTTCCGGTATCATTTAACCAAAATATGCTGTTATGGCCAACACATTTAAAGAAACTTTTACGTTGAAAGGTGAACAGTTACTGCATAAAATTAAAGAACTGATAGAAGAGGGTAACGTAAGAAAAATAACTATTCATGA
Coding sequences within it:
- a CDS encoding fasciclin domain-containing protein, with amino-acid sequence MSNITQVINVDKNMKMLKKSVHASDTDQLLSSTGPFTMFAPSDLAFEKLESGLLDTLLEPQNRAKLADLLQNHVVTGKVSYAELKDGDILTTVNGKVLKIGVKNGQASIGDIPVFPREAKITNGVMHLMDTVMR